The window AATAAGCTGAAGAACTAATCCCATCGAAAGATGTTTCATCAATCGGGACCCTTTTTAGTAAAGCAGTACTTTCAAGTACTATTGATTAATTATCACCCGCTCGGTATTCTTCTTATTAAAGTATTTTTAATTGTcaccaataaaaaaacaaagaaaattctcttcttttgttcataaacCTTATAAAACTTGTTCGTGTTATAATACTTAAGAGtaataattaggaaaaaaatctaTATATACACGCGATTACGATGGGCCGGTGGACCTTTGACAAGCCCGTCTGTCCAACGTCGGCCAATTTTCTCAGAATAATGCGTCCAGGCCCAATTCAACAGACCCGGAACGTGAGACCCGTCCGGCCCATTATTTATTGGGTCCCTAGTTAGTAGTAATTGCAATTTCATGCCGTACGCTGacacagaaaaaagaaaaagaaaaagagaaaaagaagtgcCACCACACGAACCAGAATTTAAAAAggccatttttattttcctaccACACCTTTTTCATCCACACATATAAAAAGccaaatttttccattttccattttcttaatttttcccCCTTCATCTGCCTCCTCCGACTCGCTCACGCGAAGTTCGATTTCCGCAGCTTCTCAGCAGACCGCCATGAACGAGACAGCTGTCCCTGCATTCCTGCTCTTCAGCCTATCGGAGTAGAAAGATTCGCCGCCGACGAGCGAGTCCCCGCGCCGGAACCCGATTCGATGGCCGCGGCATTATTCGCCCCGCTCGCCCCCTCAGTGCCGCCGCCCttatcttcctcctcctcctcctccccgctCTACGCCGGCGGAGTTCGCCtcaggagcggcggcggcggcggcttctCGCCTTCCCTGCCGCTTCGATCTTCGCGGCTCGACGCCTCGAGGGGAGTCCGCGCGCGGCGCTGCCGGACGGCGATTCGAGCCGCCGCCGACTACTACGCTACCCTCGGCGTCCCCAAGTCCGCGAGCAGTAAGGAGATTAAGGCCGCTTACCGAAAGTTAGCTCGCCAGGTTAAAAGAGTCTCtccgtttttcttcttcttcttttctgcttttGCTTTGTGCGAGCTGATTGCCGAGAGAGCTCTGCGAAGACAGAGCGATGAATGGAGCGTCGTTTGTGAGTTTTGGGAGACATTGAGATGAATGATTGGTTAGGGATTGCGAATTTTGAAGACTGGCTTTGTTAATCGGATAAGTATTGGTAGTAGTTCATACTGGCTATCGGAGTAATTTCCAGGACATGtttctttttggtaaaggtaagaaaatTTCCAGGACATGTTACTTCGTAGTTTTGTCTCTAATTAGTTTTAGTGAGATTTAGAAGCTATGAATGTGGATAACCTAGTGAGCCACTCGGGTTGGTTGTTTGTACGGCTGTACCAGTATTGGCATTCAAGTTATGCGCAAGAAGTTGTTGTTGAGACATGCGCAATATTTTGATCCCCCTCCTGGAAACTCAAGTTCTGTTGCTATATTTTGCAGTACCACCCCGATGTCAACAAGCAGCCGGGAGCTACGGAGAAGTTTAAGGAAATCAGCGCTGCATACGAGGTATGCATCAGCTTTGAGGAACGAGAATTTCCTGTGTTCTCTcaaagttttcttttaaatgacACATACTGAATAAAGTCATCTCGCGATCTAGTGGAAAAGATGTTCTGCATGCTAGTTGGTAATGATTGTAGATTTAAAGTTTGGTCCTTGGCTTGTTGTCAATTGCTAGGAAGAAAATTGGCATGCTAAGTCGGTTCATGTTGGGTTGCAATTTTGGCTTTGGCTTTTGTAGATAAGATAGGGAGGAAGAGGCACTTGTTTAAAGTGGTGTGGATTAGTAAATTGGTGACATTTTGATGCTCAAACTAGGAGTTATGATTTTATTGAAGGCACGCCTAATGAAAGTGGCAAAGCAAAACTTAAGAAGTCACTGGCATAGACAATAAGAAACGTGCTTTGGCAAGTTTATAGTCATAATGAAGCTTATGGCCGTACAAGGATTGTCTTTACCAGATGATGGCAAATTGGTCATGTTGTTATTTCATGGTTTGGCAAAACAAAAATATGAGTCTGTTCTGTTTCAAATGACTGATATTTGTGGGGTTAGAAAACATTAATTGGAGAATTTCAGTAATCTTTGATTTTCTAAGATGTATCTCTATAGAGCTGACAACTTTGCTATTGTTCAGCTGTCGATTTCATTCTTTGCTGATGTAGTATTATTTATGTTGTTGAATCATTGCCATAATCAGGTGCTTTCCGATGATAAAAAGAGGGCTTTGTATGATCAATATGGTGAAGCGGGAGTAAAGAGTACAGTGGGGGGCCCATCAAATGCTTATACGGTACTGGAGAGATCATAATCATACATGAGCGACTTGCTCTATAGAACATTAGAAAACCTTATGATTGCTGCATTAAACACATTTCTTTCCTCACATTTTGCAATGTTCTTCACTCAGACTAATCCTTTCGATCTATTCGAAACATTTTTTGGCCCAAGTATGGGTGGTTTTGGGGGTATGGACCCAACTGGATTCAGAACAAGCCGACGTAGCACTGTTATGAAGGGTGAAGATCTACGGTGAGTGCGGGTAATAGTTGTTTAACTACTCATTGGCCCCTTACTTGCTGTATGTGCACTTGGTGCTTCAGGAGATTTGACCATTGCGTGGAACCCTGAAATCCAACTACTCTATTGATATCTATTTTCTTTGTGTTGTCCTGAGCAGCCATTCTTATTTATGTTTTAGAATTAAAAATGTTGATCAGATGACTAAGTTTTTAAATGCGTGTCAGTAAAGGGCATCCTACACAAGGGTATAATTAATAGGAAAATTGATgttgatctttttttctttctctaattttcttttttcttttcctcttctcccTAGACAGGGGTATAAATCTCTACATATTAACTCGTGTTTCCATACTTTTTTAGTTATGACATGACTCTCCAATTTTCTGAGACCATATTTGGAGCGGAGAAAGAATTCGAGCTCTCCCACTTGGAAACATGTGTCGTTTGCTCTGGTACTGGAGCAAAGCTTGGTTCCAAGATGAGGATATGCTCAACATGTGGTGGCAGGGGCCAGGTCATGCGAACAGAGCAGACTCCTTTTGGCATGTTTTCCCAGGTATGAGCCCTAGATAAGTCCTTTTAGGATGACTGAACAAATGCTTTTGACTTTCTTGTCCTGGGTTTGGTTGTTTGGTGCCTGTAGTTGGCTAgggggggaaaaaaaagaaatcagtcAATTCAAGATATATTGTTTTTTGAGAATCTGTAGTTTGTGTAATCAAAGTATTACCTGCCATAGGACTTTTGTATCAGGTCTAAAATGACCTTTTTTATGGTTTTGTATAAGTAAACAGGACTTGCAACTGTTTATGCATCAGGAGATGTTATCTTTACCACTAGTGAAATAGACAGATACTGATAGAACACTATACTTCTGCTAAGCATCGTCTACAGATAAGAGGTTAATTGGAATTATGTCCAGGAGGAGGGGCTGATCCAGAAATTCTCAGCTCAATTGGCCATGTccattttatttactttatccTTACTTGCTTGAGAGAAGAATTTAATCCTTTGTCAAATTTCCATCctctttaattattttg of the Eucalyptus grandis isolate ANBG69807.140 chromosome 10, ASM1654582v1, whole genome shotgun sequence genome contains:
- the LOC104423188 gene encoding chaperone protein DnaJ, whose protein sequence is MAAALFAPLAPSVPPPLSSSSSSSPLYAGGVRLRSGGGGGFSPSLPLRSSRLDASRGVRARRCRTAIRAAADYYATLGVPKSASSKEIKAAYRKLARQYHPDVNKQPGATEKFKEISAAYEVLSDDKKRALYDQYGEAGVKSTVGGPSNAYTTNPFDLFETFFGPSMGGFGGMDPTGFRTSRRSTVMKGEDLRYDMTLQFSETIFGAEKEFELSHLETCVVCSGTGAKLGSKMRICSTCGGRGQVMRTEQTPFGMFSQVSVCPNCGGDGEVISEYCRKCSGEGHIRVKKDIKVKIPPGVSKGSILRVAGEGDAGPRGGPPGDLFVYLEVEEIPEIQRDGINLNSTVTISYLDAILGAVVKVKTVEGPSELQIPPGTQPGDVLVLAKKGAPKLNRPSIRGDHLFTVKVTVPKRVSSGERELLEELASLSSSTSSRSRTRPRTPPPAPTPEKQQVDSEMEEKNEESGDENDWWKKLKDLAGSVANGALKWMKDNL